A single Carassius carassius chromosome 3, fCarCar2.1, whole genome shotgun sequence DNA region contains:
- the LOC132115442 gene encoding histone H1-like — translation MAETAPAAAAPPAKAPKKKSAAKAKKAGPGVSELIVKAVSASKERSGVSLAALKKALAAGGYDVEKNNSRVKLALKSLVTKGALLQVKGTGASGSFKISKKQTETKKKAAPKAKKPAAKKPAAAKKPKSAAAKKPAAKKSPKKAKKPAAAKKATKSPKKATKSPKKAKKPAAPKKAAKSPKKAKTAKPKTAKPKAAKPKKAAPKKK, via the coding sequence ATGGCAGAAACCGCTCCAGCAGCCGCCGCTCCGCCGGCCAAAGCGCCCAAGAAGAAGTCCGCCGCCAAAGCCAAGAAGGCGGGTCCCGGCGTCAGTGAGCTGATCGTCAAAGCCGTGTCCGCGTCCAAGGAGAGGAGCGGCGTGTCCCTCGCCGCCCTGAAGAAAGCTCTCGCCGCCGGCGGCTACGACGTGGAGAAGAACAACTCCCGCGTCAAGCTCGCCCTCAAGAGCCTGGTGACAAAAGGCGCCCTGCTGCAGGTCAAAGGGACCGGCGCCTCCGGCTCCTTCAAGATCAGCAAGAAGCAGACCGAGACCAAGAAGAAAGCGGCTCCTAAAGCCAAGAAGCCCGCGGCCAAGAAACCCGCTGCAGCCAAGAAGCCCAAGAGCGCGGCTGCAAAGAAGCCCGCCGCTAAGAAATCCCCCAAGAAGGCCAAGAAACCCGCCGCTGCTAAGAAGGCCACAAAGAGCCCCAAGAAGGCGACGAAGAGCCCCAAGAAAGCGAAGAAGCCCGCGGCGCCCAAGAAAGCAGCCAAGAGCCCCAAAAAGGCCAAGACCGCCAAACCCAAGACGGCAAAGCCTAAAGCTGCCAAGCCTAAAAAGGCAGCTCCCAAGAAGAAATAA
- the LOC132127741 gene encoding histone H2A-like, with amino-acid sequence MSGRGKTGGKARAKAKTRSSRAGLQFPVGRVHRLLRKGNYAERVGAGAPVYLAAVLEYLTAEILELAGNAARDNKKTRIIPRHLQLAVRNDEELNKLLGRVTIAQGGVLPNIQAVLLPKKSEKPAKAK; translated from the coding sequence ATGAGCGGAAGAGGTAAAACCGGGGGCAAAGCGAGAGCGAAGGCCAAGACTCGCTCCTCCAGAGCAGGGCTGCAGTTCCCCGTCGGTCGTGTTCACAGACTTCTCCGCAAAGGGAACTACGCAGAGCGCGTTGGTGCCGGAGCTCCCGTCTATCTGGCGGCTGTGCTCGAGTATCTGACCGCTGAGATCCTGGAGTTGGCTGGAAACGCCGCGAGAGACAACAAGAAGACCCGCATCATTCCCCGTCACCTGCAGCTGGCGGTGCGCAATGATGAGGAGCTCAACAAACTCCTGGGTCGAGTGACCATCGCTCAGGGCGGCGTGCTGCCCAACATCCAGGCCGTGCTGCTGCCCAAGAAGAGCGAGAAACCCGCCAAAGCCAAGTAA